GCCAAACTGGCCTGTTCCAGCCGTTATGTGAGTGGCTTCAGTGAACATCTGGCCGCGGCAGATCTGGAAAGCTATTCGCCGATTCTGGCACAGGTATCGCTCGATTTTAATGATACTGACCATGCCGTAACGGCACGCTTTCTGGGCGCATCGCCTTCTGCCCACTTTGTGCCAGGCCTTGGCTGTGCGCTCGATTATGCAGATAAGTCCATTCGTGAAGCGGTGCAAGTACCAGCGCTGCCTGTGTCCGATGCCCTGTGGCCCGCTGGCGATGGGGTTAACCCACCGCACCCGCAGGCACAAACCCTTCTGGACGAGATACTCAAACAGGATAACGCCGAGGGCCTGCAAACCCGTGCTCTGGTTTTGATAAAAGAGGGCGAATTGGTGGCCGAGGCCTATGCCGAAGGTATCGATCCGCAAACCCCTTTGTTGGGTTGGTCCATGGCCAAGAGCATGACGGCTGTGGCCATTGGTCGATTGGTACAACAGGGGCGGGCTTCGGTGGCATCGCAAACACTGTTTCCGGAATGGCAGCAAGACGTGCGCGCACAGCTGTCGCTGGAACATCTGCTCACCATGACCGATGGATTGGATTTCGCCGAACGTTACGAGCCTGGCACCGATGCCACCCGCATGTTGTTCACGGAGGCCGGCAGTGCCCACTATGCGTTGACCCGACCGCAGATTCATCCGGCCGGGCGCCGTTTCAATTATTCCTCGGGCACGGCAAACCTATTGGCGTTGTGGTTGATGAATCAGGTGGGTGGCAGTCCGCAAGCGGTGCAGTCGTTTTTGTTCAATGAGCTGTTTATTCCCATGGGAATGCAGCACACGGTTTTTGAAACCGATAGCCTGGGTGTGCCGGTAGGCAGTTCTTACGTATACGCCTCCGCGCGCGATTGGGCGCGCATGGGACAATTGCTGGTGAATGGTGGTGAAATCAACGGTGAGCAATTACTGGCACCTGACTATGTTCGCCATGCGTGCAGTCCGAATCCATCCGATAACGGCCGCGCTTACGGTTACCAGTTGTGGCTGAATGAGGGCGATGCGGCCTTGCGCTGGCCTTCGTTGCCTGTCACGGCTTGCGCCGCCATGGGTAACCGGGCGCAAATGGTGATGATGATTCCAGAACGCAAGATCGTATTCGTACGGCTCGGTTGGACCGCCGGGGATTACCCTACCGATGACCGCGTCAGTCGCCTATTGGCGTTTTGAGGTAATAGCATGGACGCATTGAGAACATTGTTGGCCCTGTGTTTGTTTTTGCTGGGCTGCGCCTGTTTGTTTTATTTTTTCCGCGGCGATGCAGGTTGGAGTGCTGTCGCGCTGGCACTCGCGTTTTTTGTGGTTGCCCACTGGGTCATTCCCAAAGACCGCCGGCGGCGTGAAGAAGGCTGGGATTGGCTTGAAGTCGCGTGTGAAATTTCTGACCTGCCGTTCCGGGTCCTCTGGTGGTTTTTTCGCTCGCTCGGGCGATTGCTCAGCAATAAAGTGGATCTGGATATTGATGTCTGATCGGTTCAGCCTGCTAGGGAACCTCTGAATAACTCTGGTGCCGCTCTGGCTACCAGCAAGTTTCGTGCACTAGGCGCGGCTTCGAAGGCATACCGGGGTCTGTCGAGAAGTCGCAACACCGCGCACGGAATTTGCTGGAAGCCCCGAAGGGCGTGTCCTGTAGCGGCCATCAGCTGGGGCCGGCCATCCGGCGTTGAGCTTCTTGCTAAGGGCTATCGGAATGCCGCCCAGACCATTAACTACGAAACTCGCCTTGCGGCTGACCGCTACAGGTCGCGCAGAGCGGTACCAGAGTTATTCAGAGGTTCCCTAGTTACTGATCTCAAATTTTGCCATAGGCCCTTCACAGCGCGCTTTTTCGCTGCAGTCGATTGAAACTGAATGAACAAACACGCGATCGGGCGCCAGGCCGAGTTGATTCAGGAAGTGTTGCTTGGTGGCCAAGGCGCGGGTTTGACTGAGTTCGTTCAGTGCCGCCACAGGCATGGGCTGGCTTTGCAGCAACGCTTTCTGTAACGCCGCTGGTGTGTCCGGTACGGCCAGGTTGCGCTCCGACAGAAGGGTTGCAGCGCCGCTTGCCCAGCGATTGTTCAGCGCGTCGGTATCGGCGGGGCTGACCCCTTTTTCGGTCAGCATCGCTTGCAATGCCTGCGTGCGCAGCTGACGCATCTCGGCTGCAGACACGTCACCGACAATGCCAATACGCAAACTGGGGCGTTGGTCCAGCGCGTTTTTTAGCGCGTCCAGTTTGTTGGCCGCGTCGGGGGTGATGGACGAGGACAGTTCGGCAAATTCGATAAACCCTAAGTCTTCTTCGCTATCCACAAGCGATGCCAGCAGATTAAACGGTGCAGTCACCAGCTTCATAATACTGTTGCGTAAGGCAGCCCAGATAATACTACCCACACTGAAGTCCGGGTCGTCGGTTGTGCCAGAGACCGGTACCGCCAGATCTGCCACACCGTTTTCATCGGTAAGCAATGCCAGTGCAAGCCGCAGCGGAATATCCACCAGACGTTTGCTGTTAATGCGCTCACCCAGTTCTAGCTGGTCGAGCACCACGCGGTTGTTGCCCACGATACGCTTTTGGTCGAGGCCATAATCCATTTCTACGGTGAGCAGCCCTTTCTCAATTTGCCAGCCGGTAAAGGTAGTGGAGTAGGGATTGAATACGCCCAGGTCCATGGCGGCAAATTTCAAGGACAGATCAATGGCCGGATCGGCCAGCAGTGGTTTGGCCCAGCCTTTCAACGTGACCGGCGCATAGCCATCGACGTTACCTTTGAAATTGACGGCGATAGGTTGGTCGGCATTGCTGCTGACGGGCGTTAATTCACCGGTAAAGTTTTGTATCTGCGCGCTGAAGGGCGACAGGGGTGTTTCATCGGTGAAGCCAATCGCGGCATCCTTTAATGCCACGCTGTTTATCTGCCAGCGCCAGGTGGGTGCAGGCGCGTCTGGTGGGGTTTGTTGGGTTTCCGGTGGCGTGTCATTGCGCACCAAGGCATTCAGGTTGGTGGTGCCGTCCTGATTGATGGTGAGACGGCCGGAGAGTGAGTCAATAGCGATCTGTTCAATCGTCAGCTCGCGCTCGGCAAGGCTGACCTTGGCGCCATTCACCGCCAGTTGACTGAATCCGGTCAGGGCGCGCCCGCGTGCGTCGGAGGTGCGCAGTTGGTTGATCAGCGCCTCGGATTGGATTTGCTTGAGTTCTCCGCCCTCTATCTGCAGATTCACCTGGGTTTCGAGTTCGCCGTCGGTCACTTTGAGTGCCAGATGATCGTCAATCACCGGATTGGCCCAGGCGAGTGGCAACCGATCCATCTGTAGTTTTAAATCCAGCTGTTGTCGGGGCGTTTGCCATTGGCCGGTGGCCGCGAGCCGGGCGGTGTTATCCACCAGAAACCCCAGTTGAATGTCGGCCGGTTCCTCGCCGCTGTTGAGCGCGCTTACGCGAAGGTTAATGGGCGCAAGCTTCAGCACCCGCTGGTCCAGTTCGGGCACGCGCCATTGGACTTCGGCATCGGTTACAGCCAGCTGATTGATACGCCATTGCCAGGGTTGCGTTGCAGGATCTGCAGTCTCAGCCGCCGTCGCTTGTGTGGCGGGCAGGGCAAACATTTGGATCAGTCCAACGGTTTGGTTTTCGTGCCAACTCTGTAAGCTGAGTTTTTCCAGCGTCACCTGCTCGAGCACAGCTGACTGCAAACGGTTGCCCAGCGATTGCAATCGGACGGAAAACCGGTCGAAACCAAGTTGGCTGTCATTGCCGGTATCACGGGCAGAAAGGGCCAGTTGGTTAACATCAAGAGCGCCCTCGCTCAACTGCCAATGCAACTGGTCTTTCCAGTTCACCGTGTAGTGGCCATTCAGATTGAATTGGCCGCGGTGGAGTTCAAACGCCAGTTGTGGTTCGGCAAACTCCCACAAGGGCATGAGTGACATATTGTGAATAGAGAATTCGCCCCAGGTTCGGGTGCCGGCCGCGGAAATGTGACCGCGCCACTCAATCACGCCGCCGGCAACACCTTCGGCGCGCAGGGCGTAGCCGTCGCCATCATCGGATAATGTAGAAAAATCCTCTAATACGAAGGCGATGTCGCGCAGCCCATTAACATAGGGTTTCGCCCGGGTGGCATCGGTGTACTGCAGTAATTTGGCCTGCAGGGATAAGGTATTGATCCTGACCCGCGGCAAACCTGCCGCGGCGTCATCGGCGGGCGTAGCGGTGGCCGATGATTGCGCAGCGCGGAAGTCGATAATATCGCTGAAGTTAAACCGGGTCTCGCCGGTTTTCTCGGGTTTTAACTGCAACCCGGTCAATGCTATGGCGTCAAAGGTAATGGCCGCTGTGGTCAGTGTTTGAAGCAGGGAGAGATTGACGGTCGCGCTGTCGAGCCGCCACAAGACGCTGCCATCCGGGTTGCGATCCTCGGCGCCATATACAAACACGGACAGGGTCAGGGGGTTAAATCCTGCCAGATCGTAGTGCAATGCCCTGTTAGTCTGGCTTTGGTAAGCGGGTGCCAGGAAGGCATTGAGCAGTGGCCAGACAAGGGCCAGGGAACCAAAGAAGTAAACGGTGGTCAGTTTAACCAGCCATTTTGCTATGGTTTGCAATCTCGAGCTCATAAGGTCGCTTGTTCCCTGCGTGTACGTCACCGGCTGCGTCCCAGTTTACGGCAGCGCCGGCAGAGGTGCCACCGTTGCTCACCATCGCAAGGCTATTGAGTATGGCAGGTTAAGCTGTTTATAGTGGGCGCCGTGCCGTGTGGCGTGCCGGTGATGATCATTGCGTGAGGTTGTTGAATGAAGTATCCCTTTTTGGCTGTAATGGGTGTGTTGCTTTGTATTTGCGCCAGTCCGCTATGGGCGGCCAAGTCGCCCAAAATGATACTGGGTTGGCTGGAGTCCGTGCGGTTGCAACAGGCCGACATGCGCATTAAAACCAAGCTGGACCCAGGCGCCAAAACCTCTTCCATGCAGGCCAGCAATATCGAGTATTTTAAAAAGGGATCCAAAACCTGGGTGCGGTTCGATTTTACAGACACCAACCTGGATACCAAGAAAGAAGAAACGCACCGTTTTGAGGCGCCCTTGACCCGCGAGGTGATTATCAAGCGCCACGGCGCGCCCAATATCACCCGTCCGGTGGTGGCAATGCAATTTTGTTTGTTCCATCAGGTCTACCGCGCCGAATTCAGTCTTGCCGATCGGGACAAATTCAACTATTCAATCCTATTGGGGCGGTCGTTTTTATCCACGGTGGCGTTGGTGGATTCCGGTGAAATTTTTTTGAGCAGCCCCCAGTGTGAAGGCAATACACTGATCCAGGAAGCGCTCGAATAAGGTGCCATTCATCAAGACAGGGAATTGGAGATAAGGATTGCAAAGCCGCACTGCTATTTTGGAAGCGCTAGCCGGGGATCAGCAATGGGATCTCGTGGTTGTTGGCGGGGGTATTACCGGTGCAGGGGTGTTGCTTTCGGCGGCGCGAGCGGGGCTGAAGGTGCTGCTGGTTGAGCAGCAGGACTTTGCCTGGGGTACCTCAAGCCGGTCTTCTAAAATGGTTCACGGTGGGCTGCGTTATCTGGCTCAAGGTGATATCAGTCTCACCCGCCATTCGGTACAAGAGCGCGAATACCTGCTGAAAAGCCTGCCCGGACTGGTGCGACC
This region of Simiduia agarivorans SA1 = DSM 21679 genomic DNA includes:
- a CDS encoding ATP-dependent zinc protease, with amino-acid sequence MKYPFLAVMGVLLCICASPLWAAKSPKMILGWLESVRLQQADMRIKTKLDPGAKTSSMQASNIEYFKKGSKTWVRFDFTDTNLDTKKEETHRFEAPLTREVIIKRHGAPNITRPVVAMQFCLFHQVYRAEFSLADRDKFNYSILLGRSFLSTVALVDSGEIFLSSPQCEGNTLIQEALE
- a CDS encoding DUF748 domain-containing protein, with translation MQTIAKWLVKLTTVYFFGSLALVWPLLNAFLAPAYQSQTNRALHYDLAGFNPLTLSVFVYGAEDRNPDGSVLWRLDSATVNLSLLQTLTTAAITFDAIALTGLQLKPEKTGETRFNFSDIIDFRAAQSSATATPADDAAAGLPRVRINTLSLQAKLLQYTDATRAKPYVNGLRDIAFVLEDFSTLSDDGDGYALRAEGVAGGVIEWRGHISAAGTRTWGEFSIHNMSLMPLWEFAEPQLAFELHRGQFNLNGHYTVNWKDQLHWQLSEGALDVNQLALSARDTGNDSQLGFDRFSVRLQSLGNRLQSAVLEQVTLEKLSLQSWHENQTVGLIQMFALPATQATAAETADPATQPWQWRINQLAVTDAEVQWRVPELDQRVLKLAPINLRVSALNSGEEPADIQLGFLVDNTARLAATGQWQTPRQQLDLKLQMDRLPLAWANPVIDDHLALKVTDGELETQVNLQIEGGELKQIQSEALINQLRTSDARGRALTGFSQLAVNGAKVSLAERELTIEQIAIDSLSGRLTINQDGTTNLNALVRNDTPPETQQTPPDAPAPTWRWQINSVALKDAAIGFTDETPLSPFSAQIQNFTGELTPVSSNADQPIAVNFKGNVDGYAPVTLKGWAKPLLADPAIDLSLKFAAMDLGVFNPYSTTFTGWQIEKGLLTVEMDYGLDQKRIVGNNRVVLDQLELGERINSKRLVDIPLRLALALLTDENGVADLAVPVSGTTDDPDFSVGSIIWAALRNSIMKLVTAPFNLLASLVDSEEDLGFIEFAELSSSITPDAANKLDALKNALDQRPSLRIGIVGDVSAAEMRQLRTQALQAMLTEKGVSPADTDALNNRWASGAATLLSERNLAVPDTPAALQKALLQSQPMPVAALNELSQTRALATKQHFLNQLGLAPDRVFVHSVSIDCSEKARCEGPMAKFEISN
- a CDS encoding serine hydrolase domain-containing protein, with amino-acid sequence MVKKVSIVLAVLVLLSAVAIIAIGPAYVTHAPKMAAGMAAKLACSSRYVSGFSEHLAAADLESYSPILAQVSLDFNDTDHAVTARFLGASPSAHFVPGLGCALDYADKSIREAVQVPALPVSDALWPAGDGVNPPHPQAQTLLDEILKQDNAEGLQTRALVLIKEGELVAEAYAEGIDPQTPLLGWSMAKSMTAVAIGRLVQQGRASVASQTLFPEWQQDVRAQLSLEHLLTMTDGLDFAERYEPGTDATRMLFTEAGSAHYALTRPQIHPAGRRFNYSSGTANLLALWLMNQVGGSPQAVQSFLFNELFIPMGMQHTVFETDSLGVPVGSSYVYASARDWARMGQLLVNGGEINGEQLLAPDYVRHACSPNPSDNGRAYGYQLWLNEGDAALRWPSLPVTACAAMGNRAQMVMMIPERKIVFVRLGWTAGDYPTDDRVSRLLAF